The following are from one region of the Paenibacillus sp. JZ16 genome:
- a CDS encoding carbohydrate ABC transporter permease: MTPATWTKLKTAVWVVIRAILLIGLVFVVLYPILVKIVTMIKDKADIYNPVVVWIPENFTFSNIKIVYEIMNYWPTLLNTFTLSTVMMILQLVSCALAGYGFAKWQSKWAKLLFAGVIATILVPPQTIMVPLYLTFQNFDFFGSYQWITGRDGLNLLNTYWPFILTALTGNALKSGLYIYIFRQFFLNMPKDLEEAAFVDGAGMLKTFTHIIIPSAIPSIITVSLFSFVWQWNDTFFTGNFLSGVKVLSNELVALPANVNNYLLFSVPGASLETATSIDPFYASMLVDTGLMLSIMPLIILYLFVQRYFVESVERTGIVG, encoded by the coding sequence ATGACACCGGCGACATGGACGAAGCTGAAAACCGCAGTTTGGGTAGTGATCAGGGCGATACTTCTCATTGGATTGGTCTTTGTAGTGCTTTACCCGATTCTGGTTAAAATTGTGACCATGATCAAGGATAAAGCCGATATTTATAATCCTGTGGTCGTGTGGATTCCTGAAAACTTCACCTTTAGCAATATCAAAATCGTATATGAGATTATGAATTACTGGCCGACGTTGTTAAATACATTCACCTTATCGACGGTGATGATGATTCTCCAGTTAGTATCCTGCGCACTAGCCGGATATGGATTTGCCAAATGGCAGTCCAAGTGGGCGAAGCTGTTATTTGCAGGAGTTATAGCTACCATTCTGGTTCCGCCGCAAACGATTATGGTGCCGCTATATTTAACTTTTCAAAATTTTGATTTCTTCGGATCATACCAGTGGATAACGGGGAGAGATGGACTGAATCTACTGAATACTTACTGGCCGTTCATCCTGACGGCACTGACTGGGAATGCGTTAAAGTCCGGCCTATATATCTATATATTCAGGCAATTTTTCCTGAATATGCCCAAGGACCTGGAAGAAGCGGCATTCGTGGATGGGGCGGGCATGTTGAAGACATTCACCCACATTATCATACCGAGTGCGATACCTTCGATTATAACCGTTTCCCTGTTTTCCTTCGTATGGCAGTGGAATGACACCTTCTTTACGGGGAATTTCTTGAGCGGCGTGAAGGTATTATCCAATGAGCTTGTTGCTCTGCCGGCCAACGTGAATAACTATCTATTGTTCAGCGTACCCGGAGCAAGCTTGGAGACCGCCACCAGCATTGATCCATTCTATGCTTCGATGCTGGTGGATACCGGGCTGATGCTCTCTATTATGCCGTTGATCATTCTGTATTTATTTGTGCAGCGCTATTTTGTAGAAAGTGTGGAGCGTACAGGAATTGTTGGGTAA
- a CDS encoding DUF5696 domain-containing protein — protein sequence MKKILMFSLTVLLLGSAAIFVWGLQPEIADVPAYTEVNIEGATAQVFSKPQVELKGMEGVTSNGLLSLYYDASDTGIAVRNNLTGTVWYSNPPGRAEDSGATYAMDSPLSLTYDNLSRQQVRMTSFEDSVAHGQAKAEPINGGLKVTYLFGEPVSNLDRLPQKISKERYEKIMEQAGDSFRRHLTHAYVIRDNSEVYERYDDALKGTILRRTIEAFELAHYTEEDLARDHEEHQIALAADDSEKFKVSIEYVLDGADFLVRVPVNEVEYSAATPIRHISVLEYFGAGGPKDQGYLFVPDGSGSLIHMNKEPVPFPYEQRIYGEDPAVYDQNQQSVTETIRLPVFGIQKNHKALLAIIEHGASVASVKAMTNGQLNSYNHVFAEFEVLAREVIRIEAGETSREIPTYQERPTAADYVIRYVFLEDEAANYTGMALAYQEYLVERNMLIKREPEADLPFYLQLIGAIPKRNHFLGIPYESMQALTTFEQAQSVIKQLQERSLDNIKVQYTGWFNGGVNHTVPTQVSPEKVLGGKRGLRELNDFSQENGVALYPHVSMTALYPFHSLTYTPTKAAVRHLNRNVAGLYPYDPATGDYDREGDPQYMLAPQLLPGMMNRLLQSYSPYELKGISLGGLGDKLYSNFRRGQFIDRTQTETIFAEQTSEIHTRLPEAELMVSGGNAYLFPYARHIVQAPMSDSGFHITDESVPFYQIVLHGYVDYAGMPYNLAQEVELREYVLQCLEYGSNVYFTWIYQKNSLVKDTSYNHLNSVHYKTWIEEAAAAYLEVNEVLRDVSDSRIVSHEILAHDVRRTEYDGGKVVMVNYNPYDVTIEGITIKARDYYVGGEGA from the coding sequence ATGAAGAAAATATTAATGTTTAGCTTAACTGTGTTACTCCTCGGTAGTGCTGCCATATTCGTTTGGGGTCTTCAACCGGAGATTGCGGATGTCCCGGCATATACAGAAGTAAATATAGAAGGAGCAACTGCGCAGGTTTTTTCTAAACCTCAGGTTGAACTTAAGGGGATGGAGGGCGTGACTTCCAACGGCTTGTTGTCGCTGTACTATGATGCATCCGATACGGGAATTGCCGTACGGAACAATCTGACGGGAACAGTGTGGTATTCAAATCCGCCAGGCCGCGCAGAAGATTCGGGAGCTACATACGCCATGGATTCGCCCCTATCCCTGACTTACGATAATCTGTCGAGACAGCAAGTACGGATGACTTCGTTTGAAGACAGCGTGGCACATGGTCAAGCCAAGGCTGAACCGATCAATGGCGGACTGAAGGTAACCTACCTATTTGGAGAACCCGTATCGAATCTGGATAGGCTGCCGCAGAAAATCAGTAAAGAACGTTATGAGAAGATTATGGAACAAGCAGGCGATTCCTTCAGGCGCCACTTGACCCATGCCTATGTTATCAGGGACAACTCCGAGGTCTATGAGCGCTATGACGATGCGCTTAAAGGAACGATATTGCGGAGAACGATTGAAGCGTTTGAGCTGGCCCATTATACGGAAGAGGATCTGGCTCGTGACCATGAGGAGCATCAAATTGCGCTTGCTGCGGACGATAGTGAAAAATTCAAAGTTTCAATTGAATATGTGCTTGATGGGGCGGATTTTCTAGTAAGAGTCCCGGTAAATGAAGTGGAATATTCAGCAGCCACGCCGATTCGGCATATTTCGGTTCTGGAGTACTTCGGTGCCGGCGGGCCCAAAGACCAAGGCTACTTGTTCGTGCCTGATGGTTCGGGAAGCCTGATTCATATGAACAAAGAGCCAGTTCCTTTTCCATATGAGCAAAGAATCTATGGAGAAGATCCCGCTGTGTATGATCAAAACCAGCAATCCGTAACAGAGACGATCCGTTTGCCCGTATTCGGAATCCAAAAGAATCATAAGGCGCTTCTAGCGATTATCGAACATGGTGCTTCGGTGGCTTCCGTGAAGGCAATGACGAACGGACAGCTGAATTCCTATAATCATGTATTCGCGGAATTTGAAGTGCTTGCCCGAGAGGTGATTCGCATAGAGGCGGGAGAGACGTCTCGCGAAATTCCAACCTACCAAGAGCGCCCTACGGCTGCGGATTATGTGATCCGTTATGTGTTCCTTGAAGATGAGGCTGCAAATTATACGGGAATGGCCCTGGCGTATCAGGAATATCTAGTGGAACGGAATATGCTGATCAAGCGTGAACCGGAGGCTGATTTGCCCTTCTATTTGCAACTGATCGGAGCGATACCCAAACGGAATCATTTTCTTGGCATACCGTATGAGTCGATGCAAGCCCTAACGACATTTGAGCAGGCTCAATCCGTGATCAAACAATTGCAGGAGCGATCATTGGACAATATCAAAGTGCAGTATACCGGATGGTTTAATGGCGGGGTGAATCATACCGTTCCTACACAAGTGTCTCCCGAGAAGGTGCTTGGAGGCAAACGTGGATTAAGAGAATTAAATGACTTCAGCCAGGAAAACGGAGTGGCCTTATACCCGCATGTTTCAATGACAGCGCTTTATCCGTTTCATTCGCTAACCTATACTCCGACCAAGGCTGCCGTCCGACATTTAAACCGGAATGTTGCCGGGTTATATCCTTATGATCCTGCCACAGGGGATTACGATCGGGAAGGGGACCCGCAATATATGCTTGCCCCCCAGCTCTTACCCGGCATGATGAACCGATTGCTGCAAAGCTACAGCCCATATGAATTGAAGGGTATAAGTCTGGGGGGACTGGGCGACAAGCTGTATTCGAACTTTCGCAGAGGGCAATTTATCGATCGTACGCAAACGGAGACGATCTTTGCGGAACAGACAAGCGAGATTCATACTCGGCTGCCGGAAGCCGAGCTCATGGTGAGTGGAGGGAATGCCTACTTGTTCCCCTATGCGCGACACATTGTCCAAGCACCGATGTCAGACAGCGGGTTTCATATCACGGATGAATCGGTCCCCTTTTATCAGATTGTACTCCATGGATACGTAGATTACGCAGGAATGCCTTACAACTTGGCTCAAGAGGTGGAACTTCGCGAATATGTACTGCAATGTCTGGAGTACGGCTCGAATGTATATTTTACTTGGATCTATCAAAAAAACTCGCTCGTGAAAGATACTTCATATAACCACCTCAATTCTGTTCATTATAAGACATGGATTGAGGAGGCTGCCGCAGCTTACCTGGAAGTCAATGAGGTGTTAAGAGATGTATCGGACAGCAGAATTGTATCGCATGAGATCCTTGCGCATGATGTACGCAGAACCGAATATGACGGCGGCAAAGTAGTCATGGTGAACTACAACCCGTATGACGTGACCATAGAGGGGATTACGATTAAAGCCCGGGATTATTATGTTGGAGGTGAGGGGGCTTGA
- a CDS encoding FAD-dependent oxidoreductase — protein sequence MWMKEYPLADSYDVVVVGGGSAGFTAAIQAARAGAKTTLIEKNSILGGTTVVAAVDFPGLFHACGKQVIGGIGWEAIERTVAKGGATLPDFTKSVGNRHWEHQIRVNRFVYSTILEEMCLEAGVVLRYHEMPAAVYVQGQERRLMTAGKSGLSAIGFKKMVDGTGDANMAGLMGYERVKGEVLQPGTLVYKLGGYQMEQVDVTALKEAYSTALQAGNIRRTDHLPGEIPLYRELQSRGSSSLHITDIDGSTSLTKSHAEIEARKALMRIYSLLRGIPGCEQLYVEYFANECGIRETWRIAGEEWVDADRYISGYRWPDAVCYSYYPIDIHQHDSNTTDVRPLAEGVVPTIPYGALVPRGSDHLLAAGRCASGDRVAHSAYRVQASCMAMGQAAGAAAAIAARDDISVRQVNLEEVRDVLLAHAAIVP from the coding sequence ATGTGGATGAAAGAGTATCCGTTAGCGGATTCCTATGATGTTGTTGTTGTCGGTGGAGGGTCTGCAGGTTTTACGGCTGCGATTCAAGCAGCACGTGCAGGGGCAAAGACCACCCTTATTGAGAAGAATAGTATCCTTGGCGGCACAACGGTGGTGGCAGCGGTCGATTTCCCCGGTCTATTTCACGCATGTGGGAAGCAGGTCATTGGAGGCATAGGTTGGGAAGCCATTGAGCGTACAGTGGCCAAAGGAGGAGCGACCCTGCCGGATTTCACCAAATCGGTGGGGAATAGGCATTGGGAACACCAAATAAGGGTCAATCGATTTGTATATAGTACCATCCTTGAAGAAATGTGCCTGGAAGCCGGTGTCGTGCTTCGTTACCATGAAATGCCGGCAGCTGTCTATGTGCAGGGTCAGGAGCGCCGGCTGATGACAGCAGGAAAATCAGGACTTTCAGCTATTGGATTCAAGAAGATGGTGGATGGAACCGGCGATGCCAATATGGCAGGACTGATGGGATATGAGCGGGTAAAGGGGGAAGTGCTGCAGCCGGGAACACTGGTCTATAAGCTTGGCGGATATCAGATGGAACAGGTCGATGTCACCGCATTGAAAGAGGCTTACTCCACCGCCTTGCAAGCTGGAAATATCAGGAGGACCGATCATCTGCCAGGAGAAATCCCGTTGTACAGGGAGCTCCAAAGCAGGGGAAGCAGTTCGCTGCATATTACCGATATTGATGGTTCAACTTCGTTGACGAAGTCCCATGCTGAAATTGAAGCAAGAAAGGCGCTAATGCGCATTTACAGTTTGCTCAGGGGCATTCCCGGCTGCGAACAGCTGTATGTTGAGTATTTTGCCAATGAATGCGGGATTCGGGAAACGTGGCGTATTGCCGGAGAAGAATGGGTAGACGCGGACCGTTATATCAGTGGCTATCGATGGCCGGATGCGGTTTGCTACAGCTACTATCCGATCGATATCCATCAGCACGATTCCAATACGACGGATGTTCGGCCTCTGGCCGAAGGTGTGGTACCAACCATTCCTTATGGGGCATTGGTACCTCGCGGAAGCGATCATTTGCTTGCAGCTGGGCGATGTGCTTCCGGTGACCGGGTTGCTCATTCGGCCTACCGGGTTCAAGCCAGCTGCATGGCTATGGGGCAGGCAGCTGGCGCCGCCGCTGCAATTGCTGCTCGGGATGATATATCGGTCCGGCAGGTGAACCTGGAGGAAGTAAGAGATGTGCTGCTGGCGCACGCTGCGATTGTGCCTTAG
- a CDS encoding carbohydrate-binding protein codes for MLKRTGIKFLAAWLCVMCMVYGGGLPLMEHTSKAYAADATLMVDADTVVAPMKDEIRGTNIGLWTRNEFHPVSTRSEQYVNLIKEAGIKMIRFPAGVEADMAYWDRTNSYEWHTGPNPYTRTIAADVLDSFMSLVQEVGAEPLITVNAKVNDKDMAADMVRYANIEKGYNIKYWEIGNEPEFFRDAYAVTPLEYAARIREYSDAMKAVDPTITIMGPANAQPMQMTSWTKPVLSTLADLNKPLDAISIHWYPLWGGQTNPNSSSFPTIDNLLTYEGTDYPNSYINWANQFTDTTPTDNLVSYRDQYAPGALLGITELGQVTGGEEGAGIGDTMAGALWLGDVLGRLAYHQMDFVTQFLLQGNQAYGLMDINKNVRPAYYLYPMLNRYFGDQMVATSSSDNQNLTIWGSKRTGVNNKLYLMVINKNQTQDLSATINLSNFIPESMASSWVLNAPAINSQSGANINGIQVASNGTLPTIPGNTITGVSNSFTRTFPAHSITMVELTGTEETPEALSRYLGQYAVGMNERKTASDYPGTQAATPQGWGKIWRTGSAQWSVHFPTTGNYDFTIKAYGEGGGPAFQVKLDGQNVPNAAFSPGSSWADYQGSLGTVTAGTHTIQIYNNSPVAQSNIDVAHMDIEGAAPGPFTLKSPANNASVEGTSVTLDWTQVIDGKSYAPFGSDHYTVIVSSHAALTNPIVNTTVTGTTHQVNNLQSNTTYYWKVIANNASGSTPSADVFSFITPAGPAAPSRYLGVEANGMNEIKGAGDWPGSAAQTPDGWGKIWRTGTAGWTVNIPAAGKYDFTIKAYGEGEAPSFQVKLNGQNVSNGAFTPGSSWSNYQGSLGTLSAGTHTIQIHNNSAVAFNNIDVAHIDIVPSP; via the coding sequence GTGTTAAAGCGAACTGGAATCAAATTTCTCGCTGCATGGTTGTGTGTAATGTGCATGGTCTATGGAGGAGGCTTGCCGCTGATGGAGCATACGTCCAAGGCATACGCTGCTGATGCTACGCTGATGGTTGATGCCGATACGGTAGTGGCGCCGATGAAAGATGAGATCCGAGGAACGAATATTGGTCTGTGGACAAGAAATGAGTTCCATCCGGTGAGCACTCGATCGGAACAGTATGTAAATTTGATTAAAGAAGCAGGCATTAAAATGATACGATTCCCTGCTGGCGTCGAGGCTGATATGGCCTATTGGGATCGCACGAACTCATACGAATGGCATACGGGTCCCAATCCGTACACGAGAACGATCGCGGCGGATGTCTTGGACAGCTTTATGAGTTTGGTGCAGGAAGTTGGAGCCGAGCCACTTATCACGGTTAATGCCAAAGTGAATGACAAAGATATGGCCGCCGATATGGTGAGGTACGCGAATATTGAGAAGGGCTATAATATCAAATATTGGGAAATCGGAAATGAGCCAGAGTTTTTCCGCGATGCCTATGCAGTTACACCACTTGAGTATGCAGCCAGAATCCGGGAATATTCGGATGCTATGAAGGCTGTGGATCCCACCATTACGATCATGGGTCCCGCAAATGCGCAGCCTATGCAGATGACCAGCTGGACAAAGCCGGTTCTCTCTACTTTGGCTGACCTTAACAAGCCGCTGGATGCTATATCGATCCATTGGTATCCGCTGTGGGGCGGTCAGACCAATCCCAATTCGTCCTCTTTTCCTACGATCGACAATTTATTGACCTACGAAGGGACGGATTATCCAAATTCCTACATCAATTGGGCGAATCAATTTACCGACACGACACCGACGGATAATCTCGTCAGTTATCGTGACCAGTACGCACCAGGAGCTTTACTGGGCATCACTGAACTTGGTCAAGTGACTGGAGGTGAGGAAGGTGCAGGGATTGGTGACACGATGGCCGGAGCGCTATGGCTGGGCGATGTTCTGGGCAGGCTGGCCTACCACCAAATGGATTTTGTTACCCAGTTTCTCCTGCAGGGCAATCAAGCATACGGCTTGATGGACATCAATAAGAACGTGCGGCCAGCCTATTACCTGTACCCGATGCTAAATCGTTACTTTGGTGATCAGATGGTAGCGACAAGCTCCAGCGACAACCAGAATTTAACCATATGGGGCAGTAAACGCACAGGCGTCAATAACAAGCTCTATCTCATGGTAATCAATAAAAATCAGACCCAAGACCTGAGCGCAACCATTAATCTGTCCAATTTCATACCCGAGTCAATGGCTTCCTCTTGGGTGTTAAACGCACCGGCCATCAACTCTCAATCCGGAGCCAACATTAACGGTATCCAGGTTGCCTCGAACGGTACGCTGCCAACAATACCCGGCAATACGATCACGGGTGTATCCAATAGCTTTACAAGAACATTCCCAGCTCATTCGATTACGATGGTGGAACTAACGGGAACAGAAGAAACACCAGAGGCCCTATCCCGTTATCTTGGCCAGTATGCAGTCGGCATGAATGAGAGAAAGACCGCATCCGACTACCCCGGCACCCAAGCAGCAACTCCGCAAGGCTGGGGCAAAATCTGGCGGACGGGGTCTGCGCAATGGTCCGTGCATTTTCCGACCACAGGAAATTATGATTTCACGATTAAAGCTTATGGCGAAGGAGGCGGGCCTGCCTTCCAGGTGAAGCTGGATGGACAGAACGTTCCGAATGCGGCATTCAGCCCTGGCAGCAGCTGGGCCGATTACCAAGGAAGTCTCGGAACGGTCACAGCCGGTACACATACCATTCAGATATACAACAACAGCCCGGTTGCGCAGAGCAACATCGATGTAGCGCATATGGATATCGAGGGTGCAGCACCGGGTCCGTTTACGCTTAAATCACCGGCGAACAACGCATCCGTGGAAGGCACCAGCGTTACTCTGGATTGGACGCAGGTTATCGATGGCAAATCTTATGCACCTTTCGGTTCGGATCATTACACGGTCATTGTTTCGAGCCATGCAGCGTTAACGAATCCGATCGTCAATACAACGGTTACGGGAACTACGCATCAAGTCAACAATCTGCAAAGTAACACGACGTATTATTGGAAGGTTATTGCGAATAATGCCAGCGGTTCCACACCGTCCGCAGATGTGTTTAGTTTCATTACACCGGCTGGGCCGGCTGCTCCCTCTCGTTACCTGGGAGTCGAGGCTAATGGCATGAACGAAATCAAGGGAGCAGGCGATTGGCCGGGAAGCGCTGCCCAAACTCCTGATGGATGGGGGAAAATCTGGCGGACGGGTACCGCAGGATGGACGGTGAATATCCCCGCCGCAGGCAAATATGACTTTACGATTAAAGCTTACGGTGAAGGGGAAGCTCCGTCCTTCCAGGTGAAATTGAATGGGCAGAATGTATCGAATGGCGCGTTCACACCGGGCAGCAGCTGGTCAAACTATCAAGGAAGCCTGGGAACGCTGTCGGCAGGCACACATACGATTCAAATTCATAACAACAGTGCCGTAGCTTTCAATAACATCGACGTGGCGCACATCGATATCGTTCCATCTCCCTGA
- a CDS encoding glycoside hydrolase family 140 protein, whose protein sequence is MKTLRISENQRFLSYEDGASFFWLGDTAWELIHKLNREEVDEYLLHRADLKFNVIQTVILAESNGLCTGNAYGKLPLKQNAGGFYDPGLPDTDGTNHYWHHVDYVIDRAASLGLYVALLPTWGDKFHLKHGTGPEIFNEQNAAIYGRWVGERYKDRPNVIWVLGGDRPLVTFDHFAIIRAMAQGLREGDQGRHLMTYHPAGCQSSSHQLHHETWLDFNMIQSGHGERLTSSHRMVTEDYHKTPTKPTLDAEPCYEDIPIGFRPENGYFDASDVRTAAYYAVFSGAFGHTYGHHSIWSMTLKPGDHYLMHWRDALSRPGAAQMQHLRSLMEAYPDLDRVPDQSLLESNHSGANYMAATRGRDFVMIYSPNGVAASVVMGKIAGDQVRAAWYDPRNGQFIEAGRFPNSRIQVFQPPTSGRGNDWVLLLETVLE, encoded by the coding sequence ATGAAAACACTAAGGATTAGCGAGAATCAACGATTTTTGTCTTATGAAGACGGGGCGTCCTTCTTCTGGCTGGGAGATACCGCTTGGGAACTGATTCACAAGCTGAATCGCGAAGAAGTGGATGAGTATTTATTGCATCGCGCGGACTTGAAATTTAATGTTATCCAAACTGTCATATTGGCCGAGTCGAATGGCTTGTGTACAGGCAATGCTTACGGAAAGTTGCCGCTTAAACAGAACGCGGGTGGTTTTTATGACCCGGGGTTACCAGATACAGACGGAACGAACCATTATTGGCATCACGTGGATTATGTGATTGATCGCGCTGCGTCACTGGGTTTATATGTTGCTTTACTGCCGACTTGGGGGGATAAGTTTCATCTTAAGCATGGAACGGGACCGGAGATCTTCAATGAACAGAACGCAGCAATTTATGGGCGTTGGGTCGGGGAACGGTATAAGGATCGGCCGAACGTTATATGGGTGCTGGGTGGGGATCGCCCCTTGGTAACGTTTGATCATTTTGCGATCATACGTGCCATGGCGCAAGGCCTGAGGGAGGGAGATCAAGGTCGACACTTAATGACATATCACCCGGCAGGATGTCAGTCGTCCTCACACCAGCTGCATCATGAAACCTGGCTTGATTTTAACATGATTCAGTCGGGACACGGCGAGCGTCTTACCAGTAGCCATAGAATGGTGACGGAGGATTATCATAAGACACCTACAAAACCGACGCTAGATGCAGAGCCTTGTTATGAGGATATACCCATCGGCTTTCGACCGGAAAACGGTTATTTTGATGCTTCCGATGTTCGAACAGCTGCCTACTATGCGGTATTTTCAGGCGCTTTCGGACACACGTACGGACATCACAGTATTTGGTCCATGACATTAAAGCCTGGTGATCATTACCTTATGCATTGGCGTGATGCGTTATCGCGACCGGGTGCAGCACAAATGCAGCATCTGCGGTCATTGATGGAAGCTTACCCCGACCTCGATCGAGTGCCAGATCAAAGCCTTCTCGAAAGCAACCATTCCGGCGCCAACTACATGGCGGCAACCAGAGGAAGGGATTTCGTGATGATATACAGTCCCAATGGGGTGGCGGCAAGCGTTGTAATGGGAAAAATTGCGGGTGATCAGGTGAGAGCTGCATGGTATGATCCGCGAAATGGCCAGTTTATAGAAGCTGGAAGGTTCCCCAACTCCCGAATACAGGTCTTCCAGCCACCTACCAGCGGAAGAGGCAACGATTGGGTTTTGCTATTGGAAACGGTGTTGGAATAA
- a CDS encoding carbohydrate ABC transporter permease: MKRTGPLSFEKKKRIMAMLFITPWFLGFLFFFATPLFTSLRFSFSELNMTSSGYELNGIGFKNYTFALGVHQDFNRLLTEASIDMIINVPLIIVFSLFLATILNQKFRGRAAARAVFFLPVILASGVMTSIEDASFMSELMAGSKNAGSMQLLQSLNLENMMLESGFPPTFVEYLTGAVDRIYSIISKSGVQILIFLAGLQSIPSSLYEASKMEGATGYETFWKITFPMVSSLIPIIVVYSIIDSFIDNKVTTLIHNIAFSNIDFGISSAMSWIYFLMVAVILAVSMALVSKRVFYNN, encoded by the coding sequence TTGAAACGTACAGGACCGCTTAGCTTTGAGAAGAAGAAGAGGATTATGGCGATGTTATTTATCACGCCATGGTTTCTGGGGTTCTTATTCTTCTTTGCGACCCCGCTGTTCACCTCATTGCGGTTTAGCTTTAGCGAGTTGAACATGACGAGCAGCGGCTATGAATTAAACGGCATAGGGTTTAAAAACTATACCTTTGCCCTCGGTGTGCATCAAGACTTTAATCGATTGCTCACAGAGGCTTCAATTGACATGATCATCAATGTGCCGTTAATCATCGTTTTCAGTTTATTTCTTGCCACCATCTTGAATCAGAAGTTCCGCGGCAGAGCAGCCGCCCGTGCCGTCTTTTTCCTGCCCGTTATCCTTGCTTCCGGGGTCATGACAAGCATTGAGGATGCTAGCTTCATGTCTGAGCTAATGGCGGGGAGCAAAAATGCAGGCAGTATGCAGCTCCTTCAGAGTTTGAATTTGGAGAACATGATGCTCGAAAGCGGATTTCCCCCCACTTTCGTGGAATATCTGACTGGCGCGGTAGATCGCATCTATTCCATCATCAGCAAATCAGGCGTGCAGATCCTTATATTCCTGGCAGGCCTTCAATCCATTCCGTCATCATTGTATGAAGCTTCGAAGATGGAAGGCGCTACGGGTTATGAGACATTCTGGAAGATTACGTTTCCCATGGTCAGCTCGTTGATACCCATCATTGTTGTCTATTCCATTATCGACTCCTTTATTGATAACAAAGTGACAACCTTAATTCATAATATCGCATTCAGCAATATTGATTTTGGGATCAGCTCGGCGATGTCCTGGATATACTTCTTGATGGTCGCTGTCATTCTTGCCGTCAGCATGGCGCTCGTCTCTAAAAGAGTATTTTATAATAACTAA
- a CDS encoding YIP1 family protein has protein sequence MRKELLLFPFHVMVRPFSGFWDLKYDDMGNLRIAGAIVFLVFMSVVIQHQYGGYIFNNLNADEFNSLVQMRNVLLPYFLWCIANWSLTTLMDGEGNFSEICMVTAYALLPIAVILIPNTILSNVITQEESVFYYFFNGVAAVWFLFLLFVGTMTVHQYTVTKTLVTIFLTLVGMAFLLFLGLLFFSLIQQMYSFVFTIYQEIQFRN, from the coding sequence ATGCGTAAAGAACTGCTGCTGTTCCCATTCCATGTTATGGTCAGACCCTTCTCCGGCTTTTGGGATCTCAAATATGATGATATGGGGAACTTGAGGATCGCGGGCGCTATTGTGTTTTTAGTTTTTATGAGCGTCGTCATTCAACATCAGTATGGGGGCTACATCTTCAATAATCTGAATGCTGATGAATTTAACAGTCTAGTACAAATGCGTAATGTGCTGCTTCCTTATTTTCTGTGGTGTATCGCGAACTGGTCCTTAACCACATTGATGGACGGCGAAGGGAACTTTTCGGAAATTTGCATGGTCACTGCCTATGCCTTGCTGCCCATTGCAGTGATACTCATACCTAATACAATCTTAAGCAATGTAATTACCCAGGAAGAAAGTGTGTTTTACTATTTCTTCAACGGGGTTGCGGCTGTATGGTTTCTCTTCTTGCTCTTCGTCGGTACCATGACGGTTCATCAATACACCGTTACCAAAACGCTGGTTACCATCTTTCTTACATTGGTAGGAATGGCTTTTCTCTTATTCCTTGGGTTACTTTTTTTTAGCCTGATCCAGCAAATGTACTCATTCGTGTTTACCATCTATCAAGAGATACAATTTCGGAACTGA